A window of the Mus pahari chromosome 1, PAHARI_EIJ_v1.1, whole genome shotgun sequence genome harbors these coding sequences:
- the C1H16orf54 gene encoding transmembrane protein C16orf54 homolog, with product MPVTPQQPSGHTEGLPDPTAEAAVWLVIPCSPCIPIMLGLASLTAFFIITTAVLAERLFRRPQPDPSQRAPTLVWRPGGELWIEPTSSARERSEDWYGSSMPLLMDRAPDPPTPGGTLEGRATAPPAASAPHSSPSSLVPQTPPEVPAQSTFWRPQTQEERPHDTGLVSWVGPEPMPEAGLQVGSPRPWRLRQGSLEPDWGLQPRVTLEQISAFWKREGRTSVGF from the coding sequence ATGCCCGTGACACCTCAGCAGCCCTCGGGGCACACGGAGGGGCTCCCTGATCCCACAGCGGAGGCAGCAGTGTGGCTAGTAATCCCCTGCAGCCCTTGTATTCCCATCATGCTGGGCCTGGCCTCTCTCACAGCCTTCTTCATCATAACTACTGCTGTACTGGCCGAACGCCTGTTCCGCCGCCCGCAACCAGACCCCAGCCAGCGTGCCCCCACCCTAGTGTGGCGCCCTGGAGGAGAGCTGTGGATTGAGCCCACGAGCAGCGCCCGGGAGCGCTCTGAGGATTGGTACGGCTCCTCCATGCCTCTGCTGATGGACAGGGCTCCAGATCCCCCAACCCCCGGGGGCACCTTGGAAGGAAGAGCAACCGCTCCACCGGCCGCTTCAGCCCCCCACTCTTCGCCCAGTTCTTTAGTTCCTCAGACCCCACCAGAGGTCCCAGCCCAGAGCACCTTCTGGAGGCCTCAGACCCAAGAGGAGAGACCCCATGACACGGGCCTGGTGAGCTGGGTTGGGCCTGAACCCATGCCAGAGGCTGGCTTGCAGGTTGGGAGCCCCAGgccttggaggctgaggcaagggagCTTGGAGCCTGATTGGGGTCTCCAGCCTCGGGTCACCCTGGAGCAGATCTCAGCGTTCTGGAAGAGGGAAGGCCGGACCAGCGTGGGCTTCTGA